The following proteins are encoded in a genomic region of Diadema setosum chromosome 18, eeDiaSeto1, whole genome shotgun sequence:
- the LOC140241328 gene encoding uncharacterized protein, with the protein MDQQKSARPQRLAATKAKNYGPSVRKPATQVRANSPSSPNPKVTNPAPMTPAASQRESLEGQTASDAESVELVPDDVTNMAVASTTVTNPTHPDRGTTMPADKEALASAPPNVQTPGSLDAYFKEATSGFNKMIQDAVDKFLGKLSDLEANIEASIQFESKRVDDLEVKQKEMEGRMKRMEKEIAELRSEVLKNKAETNKTERISRRNNIRIVGIPETPNDQREDCAHIVEDILRSKFKMTTKVERAHRDGRKVEGRPRHILIKFLSYREKVDVIRRAREILKDERYFMIDDLTQTDLEEKQKWKKQVQEMYSKGTKLRFYAGKWRQTGGAPFNFE; encoded by the coding sequence ATGGACCAACAAAAATCTGCTCGGCCGCAACGGTTAGCCGCTACAAAGGCAAAAAACTATGGTCCTTCTGTGAGAAAACCCGCAACCCAGGTACGTGCAAACAGCCCGTCAAGTCCGAACCCGAAGGTCACTAACCCTGCGCCCATGACTCCGGCCGCTTCCCAGCGAGAGTCGTTGGAAGGCCAAACAGCCAGCGATGCGGAATCTGTTGAACTGGTGCCTgatgacgtcacaaatatggCTGTCGCATCCACGACGGTAACCAACCCAACGCACCCAGATCGAGGCACCACTATGCCCGCCGATAAGGAAGCACTGGCCTCTGCACCTCCCAATGTGCAAACCCCTGGAAGCTTGGACGCATATTTCAAGGAAGCTACCAGCGGATTCAATAAAATGATCCAAGACGCTGTCGACAAGTTCCTTGGGAAGTTGAGCGATCTTGAGGCCAACATTGAAGCTTCTATCCAATTTGAGAGCAAACGGGTCGATGATCTCGAAgtcaaacaaaaggaaatggAAGGTAGAatgaaaagaatggaaaaagaaatagcCGAACTCCGCTCCGAAGTATTGAAGAACAAAgcggaaacaaacaaaaccgaaAGAATATCTAGGAGGAATAACATCCGCATCGTGGGAATCCCTGAAACACCAAATGACCAGAGGGAAGACTGCGCCCACATCGTCGAAGACATCCTGCGGTCCAAATTCAAGATGACCACAAAGGTGGAGCGAGCTCATCGTGATGGTCGCAAGGTGGAAGGTCGTCCCAGGCACATCTTGATAAAGTTTCTCTCATACAGAGAAAAAGTAGATGTCATCCGTCGTGCCAGGGAAATCCTAAAGGACGAGCGATATTTCATGATCGACGACTTGACGCAGACTGACCtggaagaaaaacagaaatggaAGAAACAAGTCCAAGAAATGTACAGCAAAGGTACCAAGTTGAGATTCTATGCCGGAAAATGGCGCCAAACCGGAGGCGCTCCCTTTAATTTCGAGTGA